One segment of Carya illinoinensis cultivar Pawnee chromosome 1, C.illinoinensisPawnee_v1, whole genome shotgun sequence DNA contains the following:
- the LOC122301368 gene encoding uncharacterized protein LOC122301368, translating to IKGSQKEEIEESSRAKEKGEIPLHTSTSQRTLLTNENPLRKFSDTLTAPLSRIRILKFGSASAKIKQMAYEKDEISRSVTTSSGHRFQERLSGVFARKIDWDSLMEMSKEWIRNPMNMALFAWITCIAVSGAILFLVMTGMLNSVLPKKSQRDAWFEVNNQILNALFTLMCLYQHPKRFYHLAILCIWKPKDISKLRKIYCKNGTYKPHEWAHMMVVIVLLHVNCFAQYALCGLNLGYRRSQRPAIGVGVSISVAIAAPAIAGFYSIMSPLGRDYNSEMDEEAQVQITTGENPDQIRLKSLEKRFSFAARDEFYKMLSLDFW from the coding sequence ATAAAAGGCTCTCAGAAAGAAGAAATTGAGGAATCTAGTCGTGCTAAAGAGAAGGGTGAGATCCCACTTCACACATCAACGTCTCAAAGGACACTACTAACCAATGAAAACCCTCTAAGAAAGTTTTCTGATACCTTAACTGCTCCTCTTAGTAGAATCAGGATCCTTAAATTTGGCTCTGCATCTGCCAAAATCAAGCAGATGGCTTATGAGAAAGATGAGATTTCACGCTCTGTGACTACTTCAAGTGGTCACCGATTTCAAGAACGCCTCAGTGGGGtttttgctcggaaaattgattGGGATTCACTCATGGAAATGAGCAAAGAATGGATTAGAAACCCAATGAACATGGCTCTGTTTGCGTGGATCACCTGCATTGCTGTTTCAGGTGCAATTCTATTCCTCGTTATGACTGGAATGTTAAACAGTGTTCTTCCCAAGAAGTCCCAGAGGGATGCGTGGTTTGAAGTAAACAATCAAATTCTTAATGCACTGTTTACCCTTATGTGTTTGTACCAACATCCGAAACGGTTTTATCACCTTGCAATTCTATGCATATGGAAACCAAAAGATATATCTAAACTAAGAAAGATTTACTGCAAGAATGGAACCTACAAGCCTCATGAATGGGCACACATGATGGTTGTTATTGTTCTGCTGCATGTAAATTGTTTTGCTCAATACGCACTTTGTGGTCTAAACTTGGGGTACAGGAGATCTCAACGACCAGCAATTGGAGTTGGAGTATCTATATCTGTTGCAATTGCAGCACCTGCAATTGCTGGCTTTTACTCTATTATGAGTCCCCTTGGAAGGGATTATAATTCTGAAATGGATGAGGAAGCACAGGTCCAGATTACCACAGGTGAAAATCCAGATCAGATTAGATTGAAATCGTTGGAGAAACGATTTTCTTTTGCAGCAAGagatgaattttataaaatgttaAGTTTGGACTTCTGGTAA
- the LOC122292447 gene encoding alpha-soluble NSF attachment protein 2-like, which yields MGDQIARAEEFQKKAEKKLNGWGLFGSKYEDAADLFDKSANSFKLAKSWDKAGSTYVKLANCHLKLESKHEAAQAYVDAAHSYKKASGNEAISCLEQAVNLFCEIGRLSMAARYLKEIAELYESEQNIEQAIVYFEKSADFFENEEVTTSANQCKQKVAQFAAQLEQYQKSIQIYEEIARHSLNNNLLKYGVKGHLLNAGICQLCKGDVVAITNALERYQELDPTFSGTREYRFLVDIAAAIDEEDIVKFTDVVKEFDSMTPLDSWKTTLLLRVKEKLKAKELEEDDLT from the exons ATGGGGGATCAGATTGCAAGAGCAGAGGAGTTCCAGAAGAAAGCAGAAAAGAAGCTCAATGGCTGGGGTTTGTTCGGTTCCAAATATGAAGACGCCGCCGATCTCTTCGATAAATCTGCCAATTCCTTCAAGCTCGCCAAATCCT GGGATAAGGCTGGTTCAACATATGTGAAATTGGCAAACTGTCATTTGAAG TTGGAAAGCAAACATGAGGCCGCCCAAGCATATGTCGATGCTGCTCATAGCTATAAGAAAGCATCTGGAAATG AGGCCATATCGTGCTTAGAGCAGGCGGTAAATCTGTTTTGTGAAATTGGACGGCTCAGCATGGCTGCGAGATACCTAAAA GAAATTGCTGAATTGTACGAGTCTGAACAGAACATTGAGCAGGCTATTGTTTACTTTGAAAAGTCAGCGGACTTTTTCGAAAATGAGGAAGTAACAACTTCTGCCAACCAGTGCAAGCAGAAAGTTGCACAATTTGCTGCTCAACTAGAACA ATATCAGAAGTCGATTCAGATTTATGAAGAGATAGCACGACATTCGCTCAATAATAACTTGCTGAAGTATGGAGTGAAAGGGCATCTTCTTAATGCTGGCATTTGCCAACTCTGCAAAGGTGACGTTGTAGCCATTACCAATGCATTAGAGCGATACCAG GAATTGGATCCAACGTTTTCTGGAACACGCGAATACAGATTCTTAGTG GATATTGCTGCTGCAATTGACGAAGAAGACATTGTGAAGTTTACTGATGTTGTCAAAGAATTTGACAGCATGACTCCACTG GATTCTTGGAAGACAACCCTTCTGTTGAGGGTGAAGGAAAAGCTGAAGGCGAAAGAACTGGAAGAAGATGATCTTACCTAA
- the LOC122292438 gene encoding amino acid transporter AVT6C, translating to MSPAAIHVPLLPEHKPKIRHASVSGAVFNVSTSIIGAGIMSIPATLKVLGVIPAFLLIGAIALLADVSVEFLMRFTHSGNARTYAGIMRESFGQAGSVATQMCVMITNLGCLIMYLIIIGDVLCGSQPEGVTHLGILQQWFGIHWWNSREFALLVTVGFILLPLVLLRRIESLKFSSAISMLLAVVFVGVSSVMAIIALLEGKTKSPRLLPHLDNQVSFFDLFTAVPVIVTAFTFHFNVHPIGFELGKPSDMIRAVRISLVLCAAIYLAIGLFGYLLFGESIMPDILVNFDQSSGSAIGSLLNDMVRLSYALHVLFVFPLLNFSLRANIDEFLFPKKPLLATDNKRFVSLNLVLLAISYLAAIAIPNIWYFFQFLGSTSAVSLAFIFPGAVALRDVHGISTRRDRIMAAIMVILAVVTSTVAISTNIYNFFGNKS from the exons ATGTCTCCGGCAGCAATACACGTGCCACTCCTACCAGAGCACAAGCCAAAGATAAGGCACGCATCGGTTTCGGGGGCAGTGTTCAACGTATCAACGAGCATAATCGGTGCTGGTATCATGTCCATTCCGGCCACGCTTAAGGTCCTTGGTGTTATTCCAGCATTTTTGCTGATCGGGGCTATTGCTCTGCTGGCTGATGTCTCGGTGGAGTTTCTAATGAGGTTTACACACTCGGGAAACGCGAGAACTTATGCCGGTATCATGAGGGAGTCTTTTGGTCAGGCAGGATCGGTGGCCACCCAAATGTGTGTCATGATTACTAATCTTGGGTGTTTGATCATGTACCTGATTATTATCG GGGACGTACTCTGTGGAAGTCAGCCTGAAGGAGTAACGCATCTTGGCATTTTGCAACAATGGTTTGGCATTCATTGGTGGAACTCCCGCGAATTTGCTCTGCTTGTTACCGTTGGCTTCATCTTGCTTCCATTGGTCCTCTTAAGGCGAATAG AATCATTGAAGTTCAGTTCAGCAATATCGATGCTACTTGCAGTGGTGTTTGTTGGCGTAAGTTCTGTGATGGCAATCATTGCGCTCCTGGAAGGGAAAACAAAGAGCCCGAGACTGCTACCTCACTTGGACAACCAAGTCTCCTTCTTTGACCTTTTCACCGCTGTCCCAGTTATTGTGACAGCCTTCACATTCCATTTCAACG TTCACCCAATTGGCTTTGAGCTGGGCAAGCCTTCTGATATGATCAGGGCAGTTCGAATATCACTCGTACTTTGTGCGGCCATCTACCTTGCCATTGGCCTATTTGGGTACTTATTGTTCGGGGAATCAATAATGCCAGATATACTAGTCAATTTTGATCAAAGTTCAGGTTCAGCAATTGGTTCATTGCTAAATGACATGGTTCGGTTGAGCTATGCACTGCACGTCCTGTTCGTGTTTCCTCTTTTGAACTTCTCGTTGAGGGCAAACATAGATGAGTTCCTTTTCCCTAAGAAGCCACTTTTGGCAACGGACAACAAAAGATTTGTATCCCTCAACCTCGTTCTGCTAGCCATCTCTTACCTGGCAGCAATTGCCATCCCCAATATATGGTACTTTTTCCAGTTCCTTGGATCAACCTCTGCAGTCTCCCTAGCCTTCATCTTCCCTGGTGCTGTTGCTCTCAGGGATGTTCATGGTATATCAACAAGAAGGGATAGGATTATGGCAGCGATAATGGTAATCCTGGCGGTAGTAACGAGCACAGTTGCCATTTCCACCAATATCTACAATTTCTTTGGAAACAAGTCATAG